The genomic segment AGTAGTTATTGAGCCAACTAATTGGGAGAATTTTTATAAACAAATACATTGAGAAGTAGAGTTGTGTTCTTGTCTGGTTGCATACAatcagatgcttttttttttttcaaaccagtgGAGTCTCCCCTGGCTGGCATTTAAAAAGAATGACAATAGAAAGCAGTTCTGCATTTTCTTCACTACAGAAACAGCGGCTTTATCCACTTCTTACAAAGTGTATGGCTGCATGTCTGTTCCTACTGCTCACTATTAAATGGATAGCAAAGCATTTTGTAACTCACCCTTCAGTAACAAACTGTAAAGAACACCTTTTAGACTGCAGGGCTCCTGCTGCCTCTACTGATTCTGACCTACGCGACTCAAACATAAAGTGATGCACAACTCTGATATGCGCCATTGCTGCGGGCTGAGCCTGGTAGATTTGTATCTCAAACAAATTGGTTGTTTGCGATATAAATAAAATCCTAATCGGCAATGTCTACAGAAGCTTGAGGAATGGTTTATATAAAAATAAGCTGTTTCCTCAACAATGATTAGTAATAGTTTTGTATCAATCTTCACTAAGTTGGATGCCTCTGTCTCAAACTTATCATGTTGGCATTCTTAATATTGAAAGCACAATTTCCAGACAGTCGCTTTAAATGAATGTAAGGGTTGGTTAAAACAGAGCCAGTGTGTCTTTAAAATAACTGTCTGCGCTCTTTAATTGTAACAGATGATCATTTAGTCAGTTTGGTTGATGTTTTAAATACATCAGAGCCACTGGTTAAAGTGGTGAGATGATGTAAGATATATTTGTCATAGACATTAGAGGAGTGAAATGGTACAAACAACTCAATAGAAACATCAGATATATCAAAccactttattttacattaactGGTGAAAATTACAACAGCAAAGTCAAGTTGACTGATTTCACACAGTGTTTTCCTACCGGGTTTCTTTAGGAAGTGACTGAGCTGCTTTCTTGATGTAATAGAAAACAGGAAAAGTGATAATGTTGTTGCATTGAGTAATGGGATTAGTGAGTAACATTCTCTCTTGCTCAGTCATCAATTTTGCGCACAAatggactccatccccagcctaggacaaaacttttgcgcaggtctgccatttttagtCTTGCTACAGAGAACTGATGTCTAACGGGAAAACTCAGAGGGGCTCATtgcatctgagagagctggtttatacagggtcacaaacctcctctggtgcttgattcatgttatattttgaccaaagcacggcaccgatgtttcatttagaccacaggggactgtttgaaaaggtggaaaagggggctAATATGccctctttaaatgtaattaaatgaTAGCGAGTAACATTGGATGATGCTGTGGTGTTTTACTTGTTATCCTTCAACACACGGGCCACCAAATGAAACCCACAACTACAAAATATTAgcaaatgttcatgtttttttgtgtggaaatACTAAAGATAGTACAAGTACTGCAAACCAAAATTAGGTCCAGtcatctttttacattttaatcgGGGATTGGTTATTGTTCAAATGTATATGACACCTCAGTTAAGATAACATATTCTCATTTCTTTGAATCATGTGTAGCCGCTGACAAAACCAAAGACTTATCTCTGTGTGACTTTTGtgctgttttgtctctttttttctctttttgcaaACATATCTTTTTAATAGTGCCGTGATGTAGAAAAAACCTGCTCCCCTGTCTCAAGTCTTTCTCTAAAAACATGTCACCCTCTCTGCTTGATCCTTCAGTTTTTCTGACATCAACCCCGAGCACTCCTCTGTCCTTTGGGCTGCTTtcttacgtgtgtgtgtgtgtgtgtgtgtgtgtgtgtgtgtgtgtgtgtgtgtgtgtgtgtgtgtgtgtgtgtgtgtgtgtgtgtgtgtgtgtgtgtgtgtgtgtgtgtgtgtgtgtgtgtgtgtgtgtgtgtgtgtgtgtgtgtgtgtgtgtgtgtgtgtgtgtgtgtgctcgccTTTTTGGTATTTACTTGTGTGCACCAGTCTGCATCAAGGTTTTTCTCCTTAATGCAGCCTataagctgtggcttagttaaCTATTCAAAAAGCAGCCTCAGACTATGTATTAGACATCAGCATGAGtcaaatgtgtcattttgtcCTCTAATTTAATTTTCAGTCTTGTCCCTGGAGGGTTCAGGACTCAGATTAGTCCGAAGGCTTTGGTCTTCCTGTTATTACCCTGGTGGTCTCCTCAATACCCAATAGTAATCTTGTTCAAGTAATCACACCTCCTCAACAATATGGAAGGTCTAAATCATCAATCTATGCCTCTGCAGTGATGATGGCTCCTTTCACTTTGACACACTGTAAAGACAAAATTAAAATCTTCTTATgaataatatgaataaataaaaaacagcaaggACAAAAGTTTTAGATGTTTGAAGCCTTTATCATTAGAGTGTCAAATATTTCTCCTTGCTGTATCTTGACAGTGAATAAATTATCCCACAGAGCCCTGAGAACTGCTGAATAATAAAggactttttatttcatctgtTGTGCGAAGCTTGCACTTGGTTTGACTTAGAGCAAGGTGGCAAAGTGAGTGATGTAGCAGTATAGGCTGGAGGCTGGAAAGTTGTCACATATCAATTAGACTCATTTTCGTTTTAATTCTCTGTCTGTCCAGGCCTACCGACATTTTATAGATCAAAAATGTAGTGACACCTAAGTTATGTCAAACCTTTCTTAATATTAAGTCTACATGACTTCAATTCTGAAGTGGAGAACTGCAAAACGCTGCGGAGATATGGGACGTCGTTGGTTTCTCCCTGGGAGCTGACTTAAGCTAACTGGCGAGCCCCCTTAGCTTTGCATTACTCTCgagaaaagtaaaaagaaaaatagaaagatTAAAGGTGCTAAACACAGTATGCAGTTGTATGTTTTCACTTATCCAGTTCTCCGCGGACCGATTTGATATAACGATGCATCACCATGGGACCATCCTCAGttttctatattactgcacatggctacttttttTCCATCAGTGAAGACAAGCAGTcagaaaaatatgaaattccttttttattatttagaaaGTGCTTTAGAAATCATTATCAACATCAGCTTCCTTACATTgttaatcaaaataaatataggTACAATAATCGATATGTTCTGTCACGGCACAGATGCAGAATCGTCTACATGCGCATCGCGATGCATCGTagaaatgattcatttcaacaACCCTAGAAAAAAATAACTAGAAAATGTCATGTTAACCAGGAATTAAGTTCCAAGCTAATGTAAGGTTCTGTAATCTAGGACAGGGGCTAATAGGTTATCAGGTTAATGAAACCGGGCCATCCAATGGCTTGTTGTATGATTTTACAACAAGCCATTCAGGCCTCCGTGGAACCGATTCAGTTTATCTTTACACCACTGCTAAAGACCAAATGTCACAAACGGTAAATCAATTGAAAATCATCTGATCATGTATGTGCAGcattttcagaaaataaacaattttgGGAATCCAACATTTTCAGGAGCTCTCGTGTTCATCTGATTGCAAACGGGCTTGACACATCCAGCAACAGTGAAGTCAAACAACTCAAAgtcaaaatgtgtcaaatatGTTGAATCTTATCATATTGTACCGACTGAATTCACAACAGTGTTGCAGATTTTTCTATAATCTCTAGAGAGGGGATTCATTTGATGTATATTCCTAGAATGAATGGACTGTCAAATAAGAAGTTATGTTGGGaataatctttatttctttttcttaactGTTTTCTAGATGGAAATAATGAGACATTGTTCAATTAGAAGACATTAAGTAGGAGATTTATGCTGGGAGCCATTTTTGAATGATTGATGGATGACTCAGTCCATCACAGTCAGCTGGCTGGCAAGCTTTGTCGCTGTCCAAATCTagattttctccttttttttcctgtccaTGATGGtctaaaaatcacattttttgacCTTGTTAAACCATTTTGACGACAATTTGAAAGCTACTCTCCGCGGGCATTTAATCTACAAATAACCAGTCTGTAGCGAACAGTGGGAggcaggacttgaactggtgcaGAGGGGTTTGTGATGTAGGAGGTGAACTGACTAATGTACATGCCGATGGTCACATGGGACTTACACTGGTTACACAAAAACAGCTCTTTTAACCCACAAGGCCCCTCCTGCTACTTCCCCAGGGGTCCGTGCTCCAGATGGTTGATGACTGCTTTCACACAGgccaaagaaagaaacattaacACGCCATGTTTATACTCCTAGTGGGTGATTGTCTGGTGCTGGTAAGTGGGTTAGTGCGTGTATACTTTAAGCGTAGAAGCAGGAAAATTTGATGTCAAGATTCCCTTAGAAGTTTAAGTTTGCCTTGAATAGATTGTAATTCTCCAGAGTGGTGAGGATGAAATGTAGACCAGTTATCAACATCAGGAAAGCCAAGAGTGTCACCTCCCTCCATGCATTACTTCACTGGTCAAGAGCCTCAGAAGTTGACAGATGTGGGTTGTTTAATTTAGGAAAGACATACACATCTTTAATGAATCTCTTTAGATGAATAATTAGTGGAGTGATCTTTAAACTGGTGTCATTTGGGGATATTTCAGTCtgtatgagttttttttctactgtgtaaaaaaaaagcagaatactagtattttctttttgttaaaataagcAATACTAGATGTCTTATTATAAAGagattttacatttaaacaaatcCTTTAAAAGTAAACCTGCTGCACTTCACCACCATCATGAATGAATCATATTAGCAGTGGGAGGCTGTGCATTTGCAGAAATACACAATTGATTAGAAAGTTAATGAATCTAAGCACAAAGACGAAGAGTAAACACTTCACATAAACATAATTTCTAACTCCTCTGGAGGACTAATACTTATAAAGAGGCTTAcatttttattggattttttagtgacaataagaaaacacacacaagacacgCATATTACTTACACATCACAAACTAAGCATGGCCTTAGTGCATCCCATCTTATTTCATATTCATTCAGTTTTCCCATGTCTAGTTGCGATAATGCCCTCTAACCTAAAATAATgcttcaaaacaaaaccaaatgaAGGAATGTCAAgcattctttttctttcagttcGAAAAATAAATCGCTTACCCAACAAAATAACTGTTTAACATACTTGGACATCCATTTTTTAATTCCCCAAGAATGATTGTTTGAGGGCTCATTGTTAGTAGTGAAAATGAAGCGAGCCATTTTTTCAGGGACAACCAATGAGGCTTACATTTTATCATGTCAACAAGATGTTTCTGGTGCAGTTCTGTTGGGTTAAGCTCCCTTTGTCAATGTCACTGAGCTTTCAATTGAAAGGGCATTACCAAAGCAAATCTCTAAATGACAAGAATATAGTTACACAATGTGATTGGCTAATTTGGGTGTCATTTTACTTAAACATAGTGGCAACATTGTTGAGCAggtagtgttttatttttaaatctacacTGAACAGCCTTCCAAGTTTCAGTTGAAGGTTCTTTTTCTCCAAACACATTCTAATCGTAGAAAATGAACAGGAAATGTAGCCATGAGGCAAAGTAGCAATAATGCAATTTTTTCCGTTATTCAAAGACTGGATCAGGATCTTTTGTTCTGAAGTATAGACGGCTGTGTTTAAGagtcattttaaactgttttacaTGTGACACACCAGCTCTGTCTGCATCCACCGGTTTGCTTTAATTGAGCATTTAACCAGCAGTAgaacatgtttatatttcacTCCCATGAAATTATCGGATGGCTAGCAGCAGCTGTTAGTGTTTGTCAGTGGATTTCTCTGGGATGCAGCTAATGTATTAGGCCGTTCTGCTGCTTGAATGTGACGTATAGCCATGTCTTAACACATTCCAGCAGGTTGGAGGTTGAAGTGGATGGCTCCCTTCTTTTTCTGGTCGTTCAGACTGAAACTGCACGGCTGCTCTGCATCGCCTGTTCATGcgagcagaaagagagagtcgTGATGCCCATCTcaatgaggggaggggggaaatGGAGGAATGCGAGTGGGACAAAAGGAGGTAGTGCGCAGCACAGTGGGGGAGAGATGTTGCAAGTTGtagcaaacacagaaacctaGAGGGACtgtcatcaaaaaaaaaaaaaaaaaaaaagcaccagaggaaggagagaacaGCATTGCGCCTGCAGGAGTCGTGGTGCTCATCTTAATGTGGCAGAAAGAGATCAGTATTTGAGAAGGTAAAACATGTTCATGCCACTAGCACTGTAAGCTTTGTCTTTACAGTGAGTGTCATCATCTCATACcaacttttcattttcacagctgCTAACTAGTACATGCATGACTTACTGGTCATTTTCACATCTCCATGCGGTATAGACTTACAGCGAAGTATCCAGTTGTAATTAGACCTTGTGATTCCTCAGCAGTGTTAGAGGGGTTGCATTACTACATTGTGCCTCTGCACAAACGCCGTCTCAGCAAAAATTGTACAGCCAGTGACCTTCAAAGAACAATTCAGACATTGACCCAGGGATAATGAGCTTTTATTAAAAGTTAAGATGCAGATGCTTGTCATGTCTTTGATTTGACATGAGGGGACGATTTAGTCTTCTACTCAGTCAGGATCACCTCTCCACTTGATACCAGAGCCCCTGGACTTGAGGAAACTTTCCTTACTGCAGCTCTCCCTGTATTAAAAAGACAGAATTAGATCATTTATAACCTTTAATTTCACATACACTTTGATTTAATTGAAGTAGTCAGCCAGAAGGGTTTACATTTCAATATCCACCAATGCAAgaatttattcaaatataacatttcCAGCTACAACAATTTCTGTTACAAGATTTTCCTTCACCTTCAGagttttaaacttcaatatgaaTCATTGTGCTTTTACAGTTACAGTAGCATGGCCAGAGATTGAAGTGCAACTTATGTAGCCATGGTTTGATGCTGATATGACAATTCTGTTCAGTGCACAACACAGGGACAGGACAATGCTGGAATCCCCAAACTCTGAATTACTCTGTTCAGACCAAGTTTTATAAACTGAGCGCATAAGGTTAATCACATTTAACAGTCAAGAAATTACTCACGTTGTCTATGGCACGATTGTTCACAAGAGTAAGTGCTACTGGGATAACACACCGCTGTTGCACAATGGATGAACACCTGCAATCAAGAGTTTAAGTTACAGATATATTTGGTGGCAGAATAGTCACTTATGGGTCTACTGCAGTTTAAAGGTGGACTGTACCGTGTCTTTCTGAGGGGCGTAGGAGTTTTGCTCTACAAACgcaaacatttttataatgaAGCGTTTGTGGTGCGTGGGGTAATTAAGCCCCGAATAGCCGTCAACAGGCACCACTGTGGTCAGGTAACGGTCATCATGGTAAGGACACCTGGAGACGACAAGAGCGCTTGTTCTACAGCACTGAAACTATACAGGCTAAAATGTTAAACTGTGCAAGTGATTTAATGTTTAGATACCCATCAACCAGAAGGTCCCACTGTGGCTGACTCTCAGGGTTGGAGGTGGAAGTGGCCCAACAGTGCTCTAGGTTCAGGAAGATGTTCTGATCAGATCGCTCCACAATGCTCACCTCAACATAGACAGGGTCTCGCAGCACTTTAGTGATGGGGTAGTCTGCTGGAGTGTAGAAGGAGCTATACGCTGCTACTTCTGCAGTCATGGAAGCACAGATTTAGCATAGCACCATATACAGTGTTCTTGCATTGCTATTGCCCTCTTAAGCCACTCACCCTCCACACAGCCCTTTGTGTGGCACTCCCCATTGCCCAACTTAAGCTCCACTCTCAGGGGTCCTAATGCAGCAACCGGCACAGGTGGAGGAACAGCATTCACCTCCATGACAAGGGCCTCCACAGCTGTGCTAGAATACCTGCACTGGAACAgtaacctgcagagagagagtagaggacTTTGCAGCTCAGGAGACCTCACAGGGTCACAAAAGCAATAAAAAGGAGGATCGATTAACACACTGACTCAAAATGGCTGTCCCTGGTGATTGAGCCTCTGGGTCCAATTCCCACCTCATAAGAGGACGACATGTGGTTCTCGTACACCACAtaaccctcctcttcctgttggAAGAACATTAATTGAATGCAAAGTTAGTTTACCAAAGCATTGAGAATATGCTCATATTGATTTAAACGAAGACTGTTGCAATCACCTTGATTTTGGTTCCGCATGCAGTCACAGGGAACTGAAGAATGGCAAACGTAGCAGTGAAGGCGACAGGAGTGCAGGAAGGGTCGTTTGCTTCCAGCAGGCTGATTGAATTCACATCAATGAGGGGCACAGTGGCGTCTCGAGCCACAACCACCACAAACTGGCCATCCCTGGTACACTGCACAGTTACTGGGAGAGCAGAGAAAGGTGAATTTGTTCCATTAGTAAAGCTAGCTCACTCTCATCATGTAGAAAAGACACTAGAAACTAAAGTGGAGCACATCCACCTGCTTTCCCATAGTAGCAC from the Labrus bergylta chromosome 4, fLabBer1.1, whole genome shotgun sequence genome contains:
- the LOC109991439 gene encoding zona pellucida sperm-binding protein 4 — its product is MELFKCLFGVVLVVVLVRNGSSQPRWALPLQQQQEQQQPFHPPQQRPHVSAPAAPFDKCQVEEGEKIQCGTQDITTEQCANINCCFDGQQCYYGKAVTVQCTRDGQFVVVVARDATVPLIDVNSISLLEANDPSCTPVAFTATFAILQFPVTACGTKIKEEEGYVVYENHMSSSYEVGIGPRGSITRDSHFELLFQCRYSSTAVEALVMEVNAVPPPVPVAALGPLRVELKLGNGECHTKGCVEEVAAYSSFYTPADYPITKVLRDPVYVEVSIVERSDQNIFLNLEHCWATSTSNPESQPQWDLLVDGCPYHDDRYLTTVVPVDGYSGLNYPTHHKRFIIKMFAFVEQNSYAPQKDTVFIHCATAVCYPSSTYSCEQSCHRQRRAAVRKVSSSPGALVSSGEVILTE